Proteins encoded by one window of Salmonirosea aquatica:
- a CDS encoding YceI family protein translates to MKQWKQMAGLVAAVVMLSSATLIEKPTKATTYKIDTSKSELKWNGKKVTGEHYGTIDLKEGTFTLDGTKLTGGSFVADMNTIVVQDVTDKEFNGKLTGHLKSDDFFAVEKHPTASFIVTSATPKGNGTVDVAGNLTIKGITKPVSFPVTVTPTKDGAMVKGTLVVDRSKYDMKFRSKSFFDAATLGDKMVYDDFTIEMDLVAKK, encoded by the coding sequence ATGAAGCAATGGAAACAGATGGCTGGTCTGGTGGCCGCAGTAGTAATGTTGTCGAGCGCGACGCTCATCGAAAAGCCCACCAAAGCCACGACCTACAAGATAGACACTTCCAAGAGTGAATTGAAGTGGAACGGCAAGAAAGTTACCGGTGAGCATTACGGTACGATTGACTTGAAAGAGGGTACCTTCACCCTCGATGGCACCAAACTCACCGGTGGCTCGTTTGTGGCTGACATGAATACCATCGTGGTACAGGATGTGACGGATAAGGAATTCAACGGCAAACTGACAGGGCACCTGAAATCGGACGATTTCTTTGCCGTAGAGAAGCACCCCACGGCTAGTTTCATCGTTACGAGCGCCACGCCAAAAGGCAACGGTACGGTGGATGTAGCGGGTAATCTGACCATCAAGGGCATTACCAAACCTGTATCTTTTCCGGTTACCGTTACTCCTACCAAAGACGGGGCAATGGTGAAAGGTACCCTGGTGGTGGATCGTTCCAAGTACGATATGAAATTCCGCTCTAAATCATTTTTCGATGCAGCTACCCTGGGTGATAAAATGGTGTACGACGATTTTACGATCGAAATGGATCTGGTTGCGAAGAAATAA
- a CDS encoding Maf family protein — translation MITLLTRPLVLASNSPRRRQLLQECGFEFTTEVRPTREEFPASMPAQQVPVYLAQQKAECFRHDHDNRLILCADTIVVQDNVILNKPKHTQEATSMLSLLSGATHRVITGVCLLDGDRYTTATDVAMVTFRRLQDREIERYIEQCRPYDKAGGYGIQEWIGMVGIERIEGSYYTIMGLPTHLVYDLLKPYFAE, via the coding sequence ATGATTACTCTCCTTACCCGCCCGCTCGTACTGGCTTCCAACTCACCCCGACGCCGTCAGCTTTTGCAGGAATGCGGGTTTGAGTTCACGACTGAGGTACGGCCCACGCGCGAAGAATTTCCTGCTTCCATGCCCGCCCAGCAGGTACCTGTCTATTTGGCCCAACAGAAGGCCGAATGCTTCCGGCACGATCATGACAACCGCCTGATCCTCTGCGCCGATACCATTGTGGTGCAAGATAACGTGATTCTCAATAAACCCAAACATACGCAGGAAGCCACCTCCATGCTTAGCCTGCTCTCCGGCGCCACCCATCGGGTTATTACAGGCGTTTGTCTGCTCGATGGCGATCGGTACACCACCGCTACTGATGTGGCAATGGTCACGTTCAGGCGGTTACAGGACCGGGAAATTGAACGGTACATCGAACAGTGTCGTCCTTATGACAAGGCGGGTGGCTACGGGATTCAGGAGTGGATTGGCATGGTAGGGATCGAACGCATCGAGGGTTCCTATTACACCATCATGGGCCTACCTACCCACTTGGTTTATGACTTATTGAAACCTTATTTTGCGGAATAA
- a CDS encoding MarR family winged helix-turn-helix transcriptional regulator, protein MSIENDIKQNKFKNPYQRLGINLIYTGNWMMHQQLEMMRSYDLTPQQYNVLRILRGHHPEPMKVNAIAERMLDKTSNTSRLVDKLLLKEFLVRRVCPSDRRAVDVLITEKGLDLLKEMDPLIAEWEKNLHSITAEEAVHLSELLDKLRMSE, encoded by the coding sequence ATGTCCATCGAAAACGATATTAAGCAAAATAAATTCAAAAATCCCTACCAACGGCTGGGGATCAACCTGATTTATACGGGTAACTGGATGATGCATCAGCAACTGGAAATGATGCGCAGCTACGACCTCACTCCTCAGCAATACAACGTATTGAGGATTCTGCGCGGGCACCATCCCGAGCCTATGAAAGTGAATGCCATTGCGGAGCGGATGCTGGACAAAACTTCTAATACTTCGCGGCTGGTTGACAAACTGCTTCTAAAGGAATTTCTGGTTCGCCGGGTGTGTCCTAGCGACCGCCGCGCTGTGGATGTGCTCATCACCGAAAAAGGACTCGATTTACTGAAAGAAATGGATCCCCTGATTGCGGAGTGGGAAAAAAACCTGCACTCGATTACGGCCGAAGAGGCCGTACATCTTAGCGAGCTGCTCGACAAACTCAGAATGTCAGAATAA
- a CDS encoding type I restriction enzyme HsdR N-terminal domain-containing protein, producing MESLNLPPFAHKVKDLNGKPHIYDLIRRKYIMLTPEEWVRQHFIHLLIDHYQYPKSLFAVETGLFYNKLAKRSDIMVLGTDGKPHLLVECKSPDVKISQGTFAQIARYNFTLRPLYLALTNGLTHYCFKIKDGQISYLDDFPVFVR from the coding sequence TTGGAATCGCTGAATCTGCCACCCTTTGCGCACAAAGTTAAAGACCTGAACGGGAAACCGCACATTTACGACCTGATTCGCCGCAAATACATCATGCTCACACCCGAAGAATGGGTTCGGCAGCATTTCATTCATTTGCTCATCGACCACTACCAATATCCGAAATCACTTTTTGCAGTAGAGACGGGTCTTTTTTATAACAAGCTAGCCAAACGCTCGGATATTATGGTGCTGGGAACGGATGGAAAACCGCACCTGCTGGTGGAGTGCAAGTCGCCGGATGTTAAGATATCCCAGGGTACCTTCGCCCAGATCGCCCGCTACAATTTCACTCTCCGGCCCCTTTATCTGGCACTGACCAACGGCCTGACCCACTATTGTTTCAAAATCAAGGATGGACAGATTTCGTATCTGGATGATTTCCCGGTTTTCGTTAGATGA
- a CDS encoding AMP nucleosidase: protein MNTKEEIVHNWLPRYTGTPVEEFGEYILLTNFINYVTMFGEKFGVEIKGVGRAMQTATANNITIINFGMGSAMAATVMDLLSAVEPKAVLFLGKCGGLKKTQIGDLVLPIAAIRGEGTSNDYMPTEIPALPSFRLQRTVSSSIARHEMDYWTGTVYTTNRRIWEHDEVFKEYLREIRAMAIDMETATIFIVGFANSIPHGALLLVSDNPMIPEGVKTEESDKKVTSLFVQKHLEIGIDALTELAESGESVKHLRYE, encoded by the coding sequence ATGAACACTAAAGAAGAAATTGTTCATAATTGGCTGCCACGCTACACAGGTACCCCCGTGGAAGAATTCGGTGAGTATATTCTGCTGACCAATTTCATCAACTATGTAACGATGTTTGGTGAAAAATTCGGGGTAGAAATTAAGGGTGTGGGACGTGCCATGCAGACAGCCACAGCCAATAATATCACAATCATCAATTTTGGCATGGGCAGTGCGATGGCGGCCACCGTGATGGATCTTCTTTCGGCCGTTGAGCCCAAGGCCGTGCTTTTTCTGGGAAAATGCGGCGGCCTCAAGAAAACCCAGATCGGGGATTTAGTTTTGCCCATTGCGGCCATCCGGGGCGAAGGTACCAGCAACGATTACATGCCGACCGAAATCCCAGCCCTACCCTCATTCCGTCTTCAACGGACGGTGTCATCCAGCATTGCTCGGCACGAAATGGACTACTGGACAGGTACTGTTTATACGACCAATCGCCGGATCTGGGAGCACGACGAGGTTTTTAAGGAGTACCTGCGGGAAATCCGCGCGATGGCGATCGACATGGAAACCGCCACAATTTTCATCGTAGGGTTTGCCAATTCCATTCCCCACGGCGCCTTGTTGCTGGTGTCTGATAATCCCATGATCCCCGAAGGCGTAAAAACCGAAGAAAGCGATAAAAAAGTAACGTCCCTCTTCGTACAGAAGCATCTGGAAATCGGAATCGACGCCCTCACCGAACTGGCCGAATCCGGAGAGTCGGTGAAGCATTTGCGATATGAGTAG
- a CDS encoding alpha-amylase family glycosyl hydrolase encodes MSTLPKVCYEIFVRSFCDSNGDGIGDLNGIASKLDYLHDLGVEALWLTPIHPSSTYHKYDVQDYTAIDPEYGSLDDFRRLLAGVHQRGMKLYMDLVVNHTSVHHPWFEQARLDANSPYRNYYWWMTQDRIDALGVAQREQTADAHEINPWHANPGDPERYYAMFWKGMPDLNYDSEGLREDVYGIVRYWLTEVGVDGFRLDAARHIYPPWLREKNIEFWEEFGQVVRQANPDAYTVGEVWAKAEEVAPYFKGLKANFHFDLSFAIQRIIATGKDAGLVEALMRDYRLFGTHNPDFVDATMLTNHDQVRIGSVADGNLDKMKLAAAMLLTLPGQPYIYYGEEIGMLGRKPDERIREPFLWTDRRDDPDRPRWIKPLYSRRAAVRAVSLQVPDPDSLLNHYKRLIALRKQHPALAQIVRPNLRPALGYDRKIIAYYRTHPTEPVLVIHNISGRTKLIKFGEEESSFNRILFQTQGTPTLSGSRLRLTAYSSIVLGK; translated from the coding sequence TTGTCCACACTTCCCAAGGTTTGTTACGAAATTTTCGTCCGCTCGTTCTGTGACTCCAACGGCGACGGCATCGGCGATCTGAACGGCATTGCTTCCAAACTTGACTACCTGCATGATCTGGGTGTGGAGGCCCTGTGGCTTACGCCCATTCACCCATCCTCGACCTACCACAAATACGACGTACAGGATTATACTGCCATCGACCCCGAGTATGGCTCCCTCGACGATTTCCGGCGCTTGCTGGCTGGGGTACATCAGCGCGGCATGAAACTGTACATGGACCTGGTGGTCAACCATACGAGCGTTCACCATCCGTGGTTCGAGCAGGCGCGGCTCGACGCCAATAGCCCCTACCGCAACTACTACTGGTGGATGACGCAGGACCGGATCGACGCCCTGGGCGTGGCCCAGCGCGAGCAAACCGCCGACGCCCACGAGATAAATCCCTGGCATGCCAACCCCGGCGATCCGGAAAGGTACTACGCCATGTTCTGGAAGGGTATGCCCGACCTGAACTACGACTCCGAGGGCCTGCGGGAAGATGTCTACGGAATTGTGCGTTACTGGCTTACGGAAGTGGGGGTAGACGGTTTCCGGCTCGACGCGGCGCGCCATATCTACCCCCCGTGGCTGCGGGAAAAAAATATTGAATTTTGGGAAGAATTTGGTCAGGTGGTACGCCAGGCCAACCCGGATGCCTACACCGTGGGCGAAGTATGGGCCAAAGCAGAAGAGGTAGCCCCGTACTTCAAAGGCCTCAAAGCCAATTTTCACTTTGACCTGAGCTTCGCCATCCAGCGGATCATCGCCACGGGAAAAGATGCCGGACTGGTCGAGGCGCTGATGCGCGACTACCGGCTGTTTGGCACGCACAATCCCGACTTCGTCGACGCCACCATGCTCACCAACCACGATCAGGTACGTATCGGTAGTGTGGCAGACGGCAATCTCGACAAGATGAAACTGGCGGCGGCTATGCTACTTACTCTCCCCGGCCAGCCGTACATCTATTATGGCGAAGAAATCGGCATGCTGGGCCGTAAGCCCGACGAGCGCATCCGCGAGCCCTTCCTGTGGACTGACCGCCGCGACGACCCCGATCGTCCGCGCTGGATCAAGCCCCTCTACTCGCGCCGGGCGGCGGTGCGGGCTGTATCTTTGCAGGTACCTGACCCCGATTCGCTCTTGAATCACTACAAGCGGTTGATTGCGTTACGAAAACAGCATCCGGCTTTGGCCCAAATTGTTCGCCCAAATTTGCGTCCGGCCCTAGGTTATGACCGTAAAATTATTGCCTACTACCGTACGCATCCGACAGAACCTGTGCTGGTGATTCACAATATTTCAGGTCGTACCAAGCTGATAAAATTCGGGGAAGAAGAATCCTCTTTCAACAGGATTCTTTTCCAGACCCAGGGTACCCCCACGCTTAGCGGCTCACGTCTTCGGCTGACTGCTTACAGTAGTATTGTTTTGGGAAAGTAA